The stretch of DNA TCAGATGTTTGATCTGTCGTTTGAATAACAGCCACGAACCACCGAGACCATTTGGCTgaagcacacacagccaagtctctctctcgtccACGTTCTCTAAAGGCCTGACCAGAGTATAGGTTAGTAGCGGCTTGAGAATGACTTTTGTTTATCACCTCACTGTCGCTGACATTATTAGCAATGTGACAGTTGGTGAGAATTCACACCTCACCTCTGACTGGCTTCTGGTAAATCGGGGGAGggttttccgtttcacattcaGTGATGGTACTGTTTCCCTCAGTCAGTGAGACAttacttttttccctctctgtgtctgctttAATAAATGAGTGGAAAAGAAAGGGGcgagaaaatgaagaaaaagaccccttttctttttccattGCTGGTGCGCATAATAGGCAGAAGAGAGCATCCTCTTTTTCAAAGGGAGTGAAATATGTTTTCTACGTGAGGGAGTAAAAAGGGGGCGCTCAGGGGGGGGGTGTAGTAAAAACCACTAGTGTTTTTGTTAAGCATCTCTCCTTGCATATAAAGTAAGagcaccatttttttttctccgcccCTCTCTCCAGGCCACTGTATAATTACTAACAGATTTGACAGCTCAGCTTTTCCTAATGTTTTTCTTCAAATAATTCTAATATGCTTTCCCCCCCCAAAGAAAGAGACATTTTTCCACTCTCAGACAATCATATTTCATGGACAGGTTTGTTTTGGACGAGCTGGGTGTAGATGGGGCACCTTAATGGGTACAGTGCTCCTTTGTCAATGGTAAACAGCGCTGCCTGTTCCTCTGGTGAGCTGTTTGTGCTGGCGCAGAGGTGGCTAGGTAGCAAGATGCCCCATGGCAGGCTTCAGACGAGCTGGCGCCCATGTTTATTGTGAATGAaatagagcagagagaaagaagcgaAGGTTTGcaactgagagagatagagagagagagagagagagagagagagagataggaaggaatgaggagagacagagagagaatcctGAAAGATCGTTGAGAGTCAGTTACTTGTTTCCGACCAGTGCTCTCTTGTTATCTGTCTTCATTGAACACATCaaaatttgacagtgacagcaatttaaaaataaataaataactacacaaaaaaaaatgtctgattAATTCAATAAATCTTGGTCGTTGTTCAGTGTTCATTAGAGGAttactttcacttttttttccaaataaTGCACATAGTCCTCACTTCAACCTCTGAACCGCTCATTCTGCCAACAAAACAATGTACCCTGCAAACTTTTAAAAGGCCACCCGGGAGTATTTGTTCTTTCCCTTCCACTCGAATGCAATTCTGTGCATGCTTCCCACTTCAGTTACCAAACATTTCGCCTCAGGTCTGTTTCCATCCTTTTTACACGTATATATCACTCTCATGGTCCTGTAGTGGTGTCCCTTGAGCACCGTTCTAGTGGTAATTAATGTACTCTTACTGCCATTTTTACACGCCCCCTGTAGTGTTGAGTGTTTTTCTCATGCTGGCTTCGTGTGAATGTGCGCTTTGTCTAATGTAACCCACGCAAAGGGGTCAGTTACCTACAGTGGGGTAATTATTAGTACAGATGTACCTGCCCAAGTGCTGTTTGTCACCAAAATTGCAGCAATTAGTGTCATACATAATGTGCAGAAATGCATTTTATGAGCACCTATGCTGAGAAACAACATATGCTCTTGGGGAAGATTTACACtgcacagtattttttttttttttttggtgtacTACAATTGTTTTAACACGTATTATTGAAATGTGCTCAACAAATGATTATTCAAATACGGTAAGTGTGAGTCTGCATGATCGAGCAAAAAAACCTGGATGAGTAGAAATAGAAGTGTCAACTACTTCTGAATCATTTGAAATCCACATCAAGTGTAACTTCAGTATTGATAGAAGGGGGACCAAGTGTCCACCAAAGTGTCGAACAACCGCAATTCCTGTGGTGAAATTATGATCGTCGGCTTATCACTTCTCAAGTTCACTATGCAACCCACTATGACAtacttgaattgaattggtgaaaaagaaaaaaaagaaaagtgcaaGTGACATACTACATCAGATCCCGGTCATGATCATAACTGTATAACGGCCGTCCCTTTAAATGCGTTTCACCTCGTGATGCTGGTGGTGGATGAGCTGGGCTGGGGTATATCACTGGACCGCGTGATGCTGGTGGTGGATGAGCTGGGCTGGGGCATATCACTGGACCGCGTGATGCTGGTGGTGGATGAGCTGGGCTGGGGTATATCACTGGACCgcgtgatgatggtggtggatGAGCTGGGCTGGGGTATATCACTGGACtcgtgatgatggtggtggatGAGCTGGGCTGGGGCATATCACTGGACTCGTGATGCTGGTGGTGGATGAGCTGGGCTGGGGCATATCACTGGACTCGTGATGCTGGTGGTGGATGAGCTGGGCTGGGGCATATCACTGGACCGCGTGCCTCACAGGACCGCACAAGAGGCACTGGGAGGCAGTACCCAACACTGAGGGGCCACACGAGGCGTGTGCTCCGCCGGCATCTAAATGTGAGATAGCATCCCTCCAGTCCGATGTCAGCGCGGCACTATCTCCTTCATCTCAGGCGTGCCCTGGCAACGCAGGAGGATGATCTTGCCCTTCTGTCAGTAAGATGGAACATTCCGAGAGTGGGTCGGAGCCGCAGAAATCTCCTTTTCTCGTAACCACATACACTACAATGAATTAGCATTTAATCTATATTCTATGATTTTGATCTAGCAATTAAAACTTTTTAAtaaacctcacctcacctcaccttgctaaacatttgtattcttaTCAATTTCCTTAGCAAATTTGATCTACagcacgcaggcattaatgtgtTGTTATTTCATAGAAATTGAACTGTTAAATGCTGTTATATAACACATGAATACTTATGTAAACATAAAGGATGTCAAACGCAAGTTTCACAGCCATCGACTCTATTTTGTAGTGGGGGGAAAATGGGAAATGTTTGCCTTTTTAGTTTTTATGCCATTACTCATAGGGGCACAGAGCGGTTTATCTGTATTTACGCATGCTACTTTTCAGACAGACTACTAGCAATAGCCCACAGCACAGGCACAGCATAGAGCCGTGTGAAGCTTTGGGTCCagaaaatagttaaatgttAAATTGCAGTTAAATGAACAAGATAATTGACAAATTACTCAAGGCTTGGTTTGGCAAAAACtttttccatttatttatttttatttcaccaCATTATTTCAGCCAAGAGTGAGTTTTCTTTAAATAGGTCCTCTGCAATTTGCCTAATAGTGAAGGTGAAATCAAAAGGCAGAGGCACTAACTTACATCATTACACTAATTATGCTGCATGCAACTGCAGTCTAGCCACATAACAATTGGCTTTGGTCACCTCCATCTCAAACAACcgacagaaagacagactgacatacacacacatacacacacacacacacacacatacacacacacacacacacacacacacacacacacacacacacacacacacacacacacacacacacacacacacacacacattgtttgccTCATCTGTGTCACCCATGTAGCGGGTAGAGGGACTGTATGGGAGCTGTTAAGGCTGGCTTCACCTTTCATCCGAATTCTACGAAGCTAAAAGTAGAATTTATAAGAACAAGGACCGACATTGTGTGGCCCCCACCAAACACTTTGCCAGAAATGACCatttctatttttcttttcttttcctttttttcttcttccgaATGTGAAAGAGAAGAATCAGGGCTCTATGTTAAGGAGCTCCTTATGTTTATGCAAGAGTACCACTGGGGCGAAcaggagtgtgcgtgtgcgcgcgtgtgtgtgcgtgtgtgtgtgcctgtgcgtgtctaagagagagtaagggtgggggtgtggggggtgccAACTGGAAGGCCGCAACGGAAAGAAGTTTGGGCAGATGTTCCATTTTGGAGTTAAGGAATTTCAgaggtgagtgacagagagtgggggggggggcatactcTGTTTGAGTGACAGGGCAATAGGGAACCTGCAGTTTTAGTTCGAGGCTTTGGAAGTTGAGAGTGTGAATTAATGTGTGCAAAAGAACAAGATACTAAATGCTAAATTGTACCTACTTTGTAACTCAAGGAAGACCACTCCAGAAAGTAACACATCTCCTGAGGTAACCCATCTTTACGCTTAACATAAGTAAGCTGTGGACTGTGTAAGACGGATCCACCAAATTCCTTTCCAGTGTTCCATAAACACTTTTTGGTTCTTTGGTACATGTAGCCCTTTATGAGAGAACCACCAAAAGTGTTTGTGCgttgtgaaagaaaaaaaaaacctgccttAAAGCGCCACTCTCTGCTCCAGAGGGGCGCTCGTCTCTGGCAGCCTGGCCCAGGAGCCAGCTCACTGTCCAGCGACCTTTCAGACATTTCCCCTCCTGACAGCCTCACCAGGGCAGCCCATCCAGCGTGACACATTTCTGGCAGTTTGTCACCGTCTGTCCCTGTGCGCTTGCCACACCCTTGCGAGCCGGTGCCAGGCAGATGCCACCTGATGCCTCTGTCAGTCCACACAATATTAATAGGGCCGACCTGATGCGTGCGCCTGACTTATCGGAAACCCAAGCTGGGGAAActgggtggggggtaggggctggggctggggtaTTTATTTTCACGCGTAAAAGATAGAAGTCAATAGTCAAGGGCACTAATTTGTCCAAAAACTACAATGGACCTTCACACACTAAAGGCCCATTGAGTGCTTGTCAGTATATTTGTTAGTATAAATTATTTAGAGATAATTTAATAAAATCTGTTTCATGATGAAAAGTCCAATGTCAACATTCACTGTAAATGTTAACAGTGTGTGGCGTTTAATTTCAACTTTATTTTTGGGAGTCTCGCATACCCACCGCACCATTCTTACAGTGTTTGACTGACATGAGATTTGCGCTTGTTATGCGCGTGAGGACTGCCAAAACCAAAACCTTCAACACATCTGTCCCTCTTTCATCCAAATGCTGCCATATTGAGATCcgaggactgtgtgtgtcgtTGTAGCTAAGAGACCTGTGCTGATTTTCCTCATATAATCTTCAAAATCTCCTCAAACTCTTCAAATAAACAATTGGTGATGAATCACTGTCAAGTACTGCAAACTGCTCACTGAAGACCTGTTCAGGGGTGCGCTTCCCTTAAAGCGTCCTTGAACAACTACCAGAGTTAAACGATAGAGAGACTATCGTTTagagtactctctctctctctctacggtTACCACGGTGGATGCTCAACAACGCTTTTGGGAAACGCAGTCCTGACCTGCACTCTCACTGTGGTGCATAAATATCCACAGGTCTGCTCAAGCATTCAGACAACACTTGGACTGCACTGCTCATGCCAGAggtgctgacagacagacaaagctGGCACCAGCCCTGGGCAGTTAGCATAGCTCTTTACAGTCCTGACTGGGCAGTTAGCACAGCTCTTTACAGTCCTGACTGGGCAGTTAGCACAGCTCTTTACAGTCCTGACTGGGGGAAATGAGTCTATGATTGCCCTGACAAGCCGGCCAGCTCACTGTCTCCTTCCCCTCTGGATGGTGTTTGCGTCTACTGGACCTTGCTCACTTCGTTTATTTGAACACCACTGAAATGATTTCCTGCTCCTCTTATAAACCAAGTACTTACAACACTGGCTGGaccaaaaaaaaatagattttgGAGGATCTGGTGTAGGTTTGTCCCACATAAGGCATTGGATTCAGTGGCCTACATTAGCCATGGGCCTGACAGGAGCTCTGGGAAGACGGATGAGGTCCCTCGCTGAGATGCCAgtcaaaagggggggggggggtgtaaccGTGAAACTGCCGTTCCCTGTGGAACACTTGCAAGCCAGGAATGTTCATCTCTTGTGGTTCAAAGGGCATAGCAAGGGGTGCTGTTCCTCTGCGCTGTCCAACCACGGGAATACATGGAAATATGATGTGTCTTTAGATTGCCAGGCATCCGCACTATGCGCTCACTGTTGGACGGGACTGGACACTCGCTCCACTCGGCTTGGCTTGGCTGTTGCAGCTGTATGCCGCCGCTGCTGTCCGTCAATCTGTTCCCATTAgaaaatgggtgtgtgtgtgtgtgtttgtgcgtgcgtgcgtgtgtcaaAGAAAGAGTAAGTGCTTACCCAAAGAGTTAGGCTTGCATCAACAAAAACGTAGGAAGTCTAAAATGAAATTCTCTGCACGAGTTCGCCCAGGGATTAGGGAAGTGGGATGGCCTCTTTCAGATTTGTGTAAATCTGAAactttgttcatttttatttccagACCGCTTGATTCAGACGCACAGAGGCAAGAGAGGTAcggtgtgtggaggagggagggatttCACAAAAGGTCCATGCCATAACTCCATTAGCCATTTATTTTTTGAATTCCTGAAAGTATTTGCTTTCCTTGGCATCACACATTCTGTTCATAGTTTGGACATGGCTGACCGATGCCAGAATCCTGCTCTGAGAACTGCAGTCGGGCGGAGGCACTGGTCTCTGAGCAGTGGCTCCGGCAGGAGCACTCATAGGCACGCTCCACGCtgttctcttacacacataggGGTCACCATAAGGGCCGCCACGCCGACCTGATTGAGAATGCAGATGTGGTTTCCGTAGGGACAACACTGGCCGCTCTGCTTACACAGCTCTTGTTTTTGTCTCAAATGCCATTGACATTTTGAACTGTCCTTGTCTGGCTTAGAGCAAAGAGATTTGGTCACAGTGTTGAGAGAAATATGACGCAAGAGCCCGCTGATGGTGTGAGAAAACAGCTTAGGGGTGGGTTCTGAAGTAACACATTGTGTGTGAGATAGCTCGAGGAGTTAGTGTTAACTTCAAAGCCGAAGTTCCCTCGTCTTGCAAGAGGCATGGTGTGAAACTGCTGGTAAGAAGTACACTCAACAGTTCTTCTCATAGCCAAATAAAcacaccgttttttttttttttttttacagatgaGAAACCGCCAAGACATGACTGTGTTATTTGGACCTTGTTGCGTGAACTGTTTTTAAAGGCAGCTGTTTCCAGCCTACCAGCACGTCTCCCATGACAGCAGAAAACTCGCTTTCACCTCCCCCGGAGCTTGTCATTGCGGGGACAGAGTTTGTTCTGTTGGGCTGCCCATGTTGTGACCGTTCACACAGCCCCGAATGGATCCTGTGCtgctccctgcctctccctctccctctccctctcctcctgctcctcctgctccctgcCTTTCccttcctgctcctcctgttcctccttgGCTGCTCAGGTTAATGAGTCCGCTGAGAAGATGCCTGGAAGTTCAATAACACTCGtgttcatggaaaaaaaaaaaacgtctccgCCGTCCTCATGCCTACAATTGTAACTTTGACTGATTGCTCTTGTAGATgcggtttctttttttttgtctctccccCATTCAGCAAGCACAAAGAATGGGCCCTTTCATAGCGGGCTGAGGGAGACTTGTGGTCGGATAGGTGGAAAACGCTGCTTAAACAGCTCCgcgccaaaacaaaaacacccgcCAAAAGGGATCCTGTTTCATTTCTATGAGCAGGAAATTGACCTGTTTGGGGGAAaagttgggagggggggggggggagagacaaaaaaaaagaaagaaaacaggagCTGATCTCGGATTTGGAGATTTTGTGGGAATGTGGCAAGTTCGCCATACCTCTGGAGTGCTTGACTGAcgcctgtgtgttttgttggagGAAAGGGTAGGATACTCTCTCACACGGTACTCTGGGGACTGTCCTCCTGTCCCTGTCTGCTTTGCATGACaatggacagagacagggagggacagTGGTGATAGGAGAGGAGCAGGTGCGACTGTCCtcctcgaccccccccccccccccctcaccgaCCCTGAGCTGGGCTGCCCGTGAATCAGGTCCCATCAGCCCATTAACGGCCCACTGGAAGCCTGTGAACGAGGGGCACCTGCTTTGTGTGTGACGGTGGGTAAGACGACACTGACATGGACAGGCTACTGAATGTACTTGTGCTTGTACTTTGTGACAGACAAGGCAAATCATTGATGGTAGTCCATTGCAAATCAAACCATGATGCTGTTGTATTAACTGCTAGACTACAAAGTCATTGATTTGGCTCAATGTcttttaaagatttgttttgaTAATGGATGAAGCACATGACAAATGCTCAATAAAAATAGGGTTCAAACACAGCTTATGACATAATAATACAAAGATCTGTGCAGTTTATTCTACACCCTGTCTCATAAAGTGATCTACAGTGAGCAATCTTGCAGTTTGCATGATATTTAATtgaaactgaaaatgaatttgatgaAAATGTACTGGCTGATACTGTGTAGGTGATGCATAAAAGACTGACCGTAAAAAGCAGCCAGACAGTGTCGTAGAGTTGCTGCTTGTCTGACCACTAGATGGGAACAGTATCACTCCATTCTCCCAGTCTTTGAAGTGATAAACAGATGATAAAGTAGTTCAGGTTTAAAACACAGGACATTTACGCCGATCTACTCAGCTATTTGGGGTGTATATTATTAGGTATTCAGATAAACAATaacatttaatttgtattatgCATTATATAAAtcagtattcattcattcattcattcattctaatATCATTCACTTCCTTTAGAAAATCATTCTATGTATTACTGCCTCCCATAATTACCTTAGTTGTTCCCTTGCtcttaaatataaataattcaTACTTTGTATGAAATTAAATAAGTTTCATATTCTTACATGCAATCATGCATGGTTCAGAAAGGACAATGAACTGCTTTATACAGTATGCACGTTGATGTCGTCTCTACAGATAgtatttatagtatttagcagacacttttgtccagtGACCAGATGACAAATGACCTCTAACTTTATGACAACTGCAGCAAATCAATTTAGTTCGCAATAACACCTTTCTAACCATATTTCAAACAATAGATTTAGTCAAGTAGATTAATCATCTTCCCCCCATCTTAATCCTTGGcccactgaataaaacacaaaagactGTTTTCCCTGAAAGTCAATCTTGCGACTGTGTTAAAAATCAATTTTTAACGGAGCAATATCCTCCGGTTTTTATAAAGCAACGCAAGCCAAGCGCTACAGGCACGCACAAATGGAATTTGGCAAACCTTTAAATTCACACCTCCCCGCAAAATAAAGCTGGTCCCAAGTGGATCGTACTTCGAGCTCACTGTTCAAGCGACTGTACgaggaatataaaaaaaaaatcgaattgAATTACATTACAGGCGGGGCAAAAGAAGTCCGTCACCACACTCCGCCCGTTTTAGAGgatacacagagaggagagcagaaagtTTGGAGACTTCACGCAATGAACGGAGACAGAGGGGCACACTGGTGGTTTATCTGGGTACACGGGGCAACATGTTATGCACGATTTCTTTCAGTGCCGTCTGTCGTTAAACCTTTACGAGTTACAGTCTAAATTTTCATCGGAAACCAAGGACCGCGCGATTGCAACGGTAAATGAGAACTTGTTTTGTTTGACCACAGATTTTAATATGCGTGCTACCGGTGCTCTATGGGTTGTCTTTTCACCACCCCACACAACGTGGTCTCAGCGCGGCTTCAACAAACTACAGAAACACCTCAGACTTCCAAAATGACTATTTCAAGAAGCTGTTGGTACTTATTCATTTCTTTTAATTTCATGAACAAGCCTTGCAAAGAGGATTATTAGTACTATTTACAATCTTTAGCAACCGGACTAAAAGTTGTGATTGATTTGTACCTTTCATGGAGAGATCATTTTTCAACACCTCTTGTACCAGGCCTCAGACCTTCATACGGATGTAACATTCAttcagcaatacacacacacaagtatcaTCTTGATTTTCAAATTCCGGCAGTTCAATGCAATTGTTATAAATACTTATCTTGAGGAAGTAAAGCATGTCATGCAGTATGTGACAGTTCTGACATCCCATGTTGTCTTGAAACTACTATGGGGGACTTACAAGTGAAAACTGTGATTCTACTCTGGTGCCACCTTGTAATCGCTGGATCTACCCTGGAAATTGGAGCCTATGACATTGAACGAGGACGACCCGCAAAATGCGAGCCCATTACCATCCCCATGTGCCAGGGCATTGGCTATAACATGACCAGGATGCCCAACTTCATGAAATACGAGAGTCAGGTGGAGGCGGGCATCAAACTGCAAGAGTTTGCTCCTCTGGTGGAGTACGGGTGCGATGTGCACCTCCGCTTCTTCCTCTGTTCACTCTACGTGCCCATGTGTGCCGACCAGGTGTCCAACACCATCCCCGCCTGCCGGCCCATGTGCGAGCAGGCGCGGCAGAGGTGCTCGCCCGTCATGGAGAAGTTCAGCTTCGGCTGGCCCGACTCGCTGGACTGCTCCAGGCTGCCTACCAAGAACGACCCCAACTCGCTGTGCATGGAGGCGCCGGAGAACGACACCAAGCCTGAGGGCAAGAAGGGAGAGGGCATGCTCCCACTGCCCCCCAGACCCAGGCAGCCAGGCGCGGGGGCCAACGGGCCCTCCACCGCTGGCCTGGGCTCGTGCAAGAACCAGGAGAAGTTCCAGTATGTGGAGAAGAGCCGCTCGTGCGCCCCACGATGTGCGCCCTCCATCGACGTCTTCTGGTCGCGCCAGGACAAGGACTTTGCGTTCATCTGGATGGCCGTGTGGTCCACGCTGTGCTTCGTCTCCACCGCCTTCACCGTGCTCACCTTCCTCCTGGACCCGCAGCGCTTTCAGTACCCGGAGCGGcccatcatcttcctctccatgtGCTACAACGTCTACTCCGTGGCCTTCATCATCCGCTCGGTGGCTGGCGCTGAGAACATCGCCTGCGACCGCGAGAACGGCGAGCTCTACATCATCCAGGAGGGCCTGGAGAGCACGGGCTGCACCAtcgtcttcctcatcctctacTACTTCGGCATGGCCAGCTCCATCTGGTGGGTGATCCTCACCCTCACCTGGTTCCTGGCCGCCGGCCGCAAGTGGGGCCACGAGGCCATCGAGGCGCACAGCTCCTACTTCCACATGGCAGCCTGGGGCCTGCCGGCCATGAAGACCATCGTCATCCTCACCATGAGGAAGGTGGCGGGCGACGAGCTCACGGGCCTGTGCTACGTGGGCAGCATGGACGTGACGGCGCTCACCAGCTTCGTCCTCATCCCCCTGTCCTGCTACCTGGTCATCGGCACCTCCTTCATCCTCACGGGCTTCGTGGCGCTCTTTCACATCCGCAAGGTCATGAAGACCGGCGGCACCAACACGGAAAAGCTGGAGAAGCTCATGGTGAAGATCGGCGTCTTCTCCATCCTCTACACGGTGCCGGCCACCTGCGTCATCGTCTGCCTCTTCTACGAGCGGCTCAACATGGACTACTGGAAGTTCCGGGCCCTGGAGGGCCAGTGCGTGGCCTTCCCCGGGCGCAGGAGCGAGGACTGCTCGCTGGACTCCTCCGTGCCCACTGTGGCCGTGTTCATGGTCAAGATCTTCATGTCCCTGGTGGTGGGGATCACCAGTGGCGTGTGGGTTTGGAGCCCCAAGACCCTGCAGACGTGGCAGAGCCTGTGCAACAGGAGGCTGGCCGTGCGCGGCTCCAGGAAGGCCTGCAACAGCGTCAGCTGCAGCAGCTCCCACTGCTACTACAAGCCTTCGGCAGTGACACTGCACATGACCAAAACAGACTCCTACCTAGAGAGCCCCACACACGTATGAACACAATGGAGCTTCACACATTGTGTGTCCAGTGCCAAAGCGAAAGGGATTGCGTACATCGCTTTGTCTTCTAAAGACGTCATTGCTCTGACTTGCCCGCAATCCAATGATTTAAAAGTAGCAAAGCTAAGCACTATCACCCACGGGCTAGACATAAAGGAAGTATATATTTGTACATCATTTGATAGAGTGCTTGTTTATGGTGAGGAACTGAACAGGAAGACCATTAGGTTGTACAGAAGGTATTCGGAATTGGTTTGGTGTGTTCTCCCCCTCAGCAGCTTGTTAACTTATTGTTTTTGAGTATTTAAGTGCAGACCCCAATAGGTTTTGCTGTATGTATTGTATCGTATTGTATATGAGCACCTGTACTGAAAGAATATAACTAAACTAAAGTGTTTTAAAGAGGTCATATTTTTCCTAAATAAAATGCAGTAAAACATTAGTTTTGCTTTCCTTAATTGTTTAAGACACCACTGTAGAGGGCATTCTGTTTCCAAGAAGCAATGAAGATAAAcataattcatttatttagttCACATTTTCCCTCCATGAGTCCAAATACTATATAAACAGCAACTGTAAAAGCCCTTATGAGGAATACTTAATAATGGTTATTATACTTAATAATTCCAGAAGCAATgaacctgttgtgtgtgtgtgctgcctgttattatatatacataatgaCTCATGAATGACGACTTATAACACTGGTAATCTCACATTCACTTGCTTCCTCTTCAGGGTCATCTGGGACAACTTGTGTGAGATCAGTAAGATCAATATTTGAGTTTTTCCCATTTTTTGGCTCTTTAATGCCTCTGCCCAAAGCTCAGACATGCATTTACTAAGCCATCCTTGTCAGTGACAATGAACCTTCATGCTCCCCCCCTTCCATGTTTCTAAACAGTGGTTTAGTCATGGGCGCATGGACGGCTGCAGGATCTCACACTGCAGTGTTTGTAGTTGTGCTAAATGTTCATTTTCCTTTGAGACATCAGCAGCCCCGAACGGAAGAATAATAACCAACACGGCACGACAGCATTCCATGGTGTGAGTGAACAGGAAGAGGAGTTTGGATGATAAGCCATGAATCAGCTTTTAGGAattgtttcttttgtgtgtaattgtgtgtgttaaccccccccctccacactcacacacacacacacacacacacacacacacacacacacacacacacacacacacacacacagacccccgcACTTACCCCCATCAAAAGGTTTGAGTATTGGATTGGCTTCATTACCATCTgaccaaataaaataataaactaTGATGTATGAATTTCACCAAATGGCTGTTTAGCCCTGGTCGTGTATTTGCATGGAAACATTACGTCACACCTTCATTTCAATGGGATTTGTTTATGTTGCGCCTGACTCAACTTAAAGTCATTAatgtttacctctctctctctttctctctctctccaactctctctctctttctctctctctctctctctctctctctctctctctctccatccccactgTCCTCCCCCAGACTGCTGCCAGTGCTGACATTGACCATGGCTTGGCAGTGCCTGCGCCTTGGATCCAAAAGCACTGTTACATTTGGCCATAAAAAGCCGTGTTTGTCTTGGAGCTCATAGCTGGGAGTCTGTGGTGCGTGAACCACATGTAGTACCAGTCACTATAAAGTTCAATGAATGCATGCTTGCTTTCAAGTTTACACATCAGTGGCAGGCATAAACACTCGATTGAGACGAAACCAGGCAgtggcatgcatgtgtgtgtgcccagtccCACTGCGGACAGTTTTTACCAGGTGTAAATGATAATGCATTAATCCTTCAACTCCTGTCGTGGGCCTGGACTTTAGTTCCCCTCTGCGGAAAGAACACAGTAACAGTTAGAACAAGAAAGCCTTTTGCTCTAACTACTGTAGGTAGTAGTGGCTAAAAGCGCCACAAGAGGTTTTATTTTCAGGGA from Clupea harengus chromosome 8, Ch_v2.0.2, whole genome shotgun sequence encodes:
- the fzd9a gene encoding frizzled-9, encoding MGDLQVKTVILLWCHLVIAGSTLEIGAYDIERGRPAKCEPITIPMCQGIGYNMTRMPNFMKYESQVEAGIKLQEFAPLVEYGCDVHLRFFLCSLYVPMCADQVSNTIPACRPMCEQARQRCSPVMEKFSFGWPDSLDCSRLPTKNDPNSLCMEAPENDTKPEGKKGEGMLPLPPRPRQPGAGANGPSTAGLGSCKNQEKFQYVEKSRSCAPRCAPSIDVFWSRQDKDFAFIWMAVWSTLCFVSTAFTVLTFLLDPQRFQYPERPIIFLSMCYNVYSVAFIIRSVAGAENIACDRENGELYIIQEGLESTGCTIVFLILYYFGMASSIWWVILTLTWFLAAGRKWGHEAIEAHSSYFHMAAWGLPAMKTIVILTMRKVAGDELTGLCYVGSMDVTALTSFVLIPLSCYLVIGTSFILTGFVALFHIRKVMKTGGTNTEKLEKLMVKIGVFSILYTVPATCVIVCLFYERLNMDYWKFRALEGQCVAFPGRRSEDCSLDSSVPTVAVFMVKIFMSLVVGITSGVWVWSPKTLQTWQSLCNRRLAVRGSRKACNSVSCSSSHCYYKPSAVTLHMTKTDSYLESPTHV